A single Tachypleus tridentatus isolate NWPU-2018 chromosome 9, ASM421037v1, whole genome shotgun sequence DNA region contains:
- the LOC143225933 gene encoding uncharacterized protein LOC143225933: MFSLAIFLLLTLSFTMVTSQTEQYFPVSGINGYEEYDKPNSKLSVVIYDKRAIFDPPGQYGKGPWELFTFGYGVKYGFDMNKFFEKGYGYVKALGRDFCRKNPHSCPSYYSPQPFTYRGTKEPYWGFRPRGGIIHPLREAIALNRGYHHY; the protein is encoded by the exons ATGTTCAGTCTCGCAATTTTTCTG CTCCTTACTCTATCATTCACTATGGTGACATCACAGACGGAACAGTATTTTCCTGTTTCCGGGATAAACGGTTACGAAGAATATGATAAACCTAATTCGAAACTATCTGTTGTAATATACGACAAACGGGCAATTTTTGACCCGCCAGGGCAGTATGGCAAGGGCCCTTGGGAACTTTTTACATTTGGCTACGGAGTCAAGTACGGATTCGACATGAACAAATTTTTCGAGAAGGGCTACGGATACGTCAAGGCATTAGGCCGAGATTTCTGCCGAAAAAATCCGCATTCCTGTCCTAGTTACTACAGCCCTCAACCCTTTACTTACCGAGGTACCAAAGAGCCCTATTGGGGATTTCGTCCACGAGGAGGCATTATACATCCTTTGAGAGAAGCTATAGCATTGAACCGAGGGTATCACCATTACTGA